From the genome of Solidesulfovibrio carbinolicus, one region includes:
- a CDS encoding protein-L-isoaspartate(D-aspartate) O-methyltransferase: protein MNATGVKTDLRRSRERMVREQIEARGVTRPEVLRAMRKTPRHLFVEEALIPQAYEDHPLPIGHGQTISQPYVVAWMTELLEVAPGHKVLEIGTGSGYQAAVLAELGAEVYTVERIQPLYEQARARLDALCYDRVRLKLDDGTLGWPEKAPFDRILVAAGGPKIPAPLVAQLGPAGRMVIPVGTSRRNQTLCLVRRENGRVIVRDLGGVMFVDLVGTHGWQAS from the coding sequence ATGAACGCCACTGGGGTCAAGACCGATTTGCGGCGCAGCCGGGAACGCATGGTGCGGGAGCAGATCGAGGCTCGGGGCGTGACCCGGCCCGAGGTGTTGCGGGCCATGCGCAAGACGCCGCGCCACCTTTTCGTCGAAGAGGCGCTCATTCCCCAGGCCTACGAGGACCACCCGCTGCCCATCGGCCACGGCCAGACCATTTCCCAGCCCTATGTCGTGGCCTGGATGACGGAACTGCTCGAGGTCGCCCCGGGCCACAAGGTCCTGGAGATCGGCACGGGCTCGGGCTACCAGGCCGCCGTGCTGGCCGAACTCGGAGCCGAGGTCTATACGGTGGAGCGGATACAGCCCCTCTATGAACAGGCCCGGGCCAGGCTCGACGCCTTGTGCTACGACCGGGTGCGGCTTAAACTCGACGACGGCACCCTGGGCTGGCCTGAGAAGGCCCCCTTTGATCGTATTTTGGTGGCCGCCGGAGGCCCCAAGATTCCGGCCCCCCTGGTGGCCCAGCTCGGCCCGGCCGGGCGTATGGTCATACCGGTCGGAACCTCGCGGCGAAATCAGACCCTGTGCCTGGTGCGCCGGGAAAACGGCCGGGTCATCGTGCGCGATCTCGGCGGGGTTATGTTCGTGGACCTCGTCGGAACCCACGGCTGGCAGGCTTCGTGA
- a CDS encoding Mrp/NBP35 family ATP-binding protein, protein MTQSDSCRGCSGPGKPLGAAAGSDDRQARIGQTLERIRYKLVVMSGKGGVGKSTVAVNVACSLAAGGARVGLLDVDLHGPSVPGMLGLTGAMTAAGEAAIAPKRFGDNLSVVSMQSLLADPDAAVLWRGPMKTTAIRQFIADVDWGDLDYLVIDSPPGAGDEHLTVLKTVPDALCLLVTTPQEISLADVRKSINFLQYTNANILGVVENMSGLACPHCGREIELFKKGGGEALARDFGLEFLGAVPLDPATVAAGDLGRPVALLPGDHPAKAAFAALADHVAAACRGSLEAAAYPRP, encoded by the coding sequence ATGACGCAATCCGATTCCTGTCGCGGCTGCTCCGGACCGGGCAAGCCTCTTGGGGCGGCGGCCGGCAGCGACGACCGCCAGGCCCGCATCGGCCAGACCCTGGAGCGCATCCGCTACAAGCTCGTGGTCATGAGCGGCAAGGGCGGGGTGGGCAAAAGCACCGTGGCCGTCAACGTAGCCTGCTCCTTGGCTGCTGGCGGCGCCCGGGTGGGGCTTTTGGACGTGGATCTCCACGGCCCGAGCGTGCCGGGCATGCTCGGCCTGACCGGAGCCATGACCGCCGCCGGCGAAGCGGCCATCGCCCCCAAACGCTTCGGCGACAATCTCTCCGTGGTTTCCATGCAGTCGCTTTTGGCCGACCCCGACGCCGCCGTGCTGTGGCGCGGTCCCATGAAAACCACCGCCATACGCCAGTTCATCGCCGACGTGGACTGGGGCGACCTCGACTATCTGGTCATCGACTCGCCGCCAGGGGCCGGCGACGAGCACCTGACCGTGCTCAAGACCGTGCCCGACGCCTTGTGCCTGCTGGTGACCACGCCCCAGGAGATTTCCCTGGCCGACGTGCGCAAGAGCATCAATTTTCTCCAGTACACCAACGCCAACATCCTCGGCGTGGTGGAAAACATGAGCGGCCTGGCCTGTCCGCACTGCGGCCGGGAAATCGAACTTTTCAAGAAGGGCGGCGGCGAGGCCCTGGCCCGGGATTTCGGTCTGGAGTTTCTCGGCGCGGTGCCCCTTGATCCGGCCACGGTGGCGGCCGGCGACCTGGGCCGGCCGGTGGCGCTTTTGCCCGGGGACCATCCGGCCAAGGCCGCCTTTGCCGCCCTGGCCGACCATGTGGCCGCGGCCTGCCGGGGCAGCCTCGAAGCCGCCGCCTACCCGAGGCCCTAG